Part of the Anoplolepis gracilipes chromosome 13, ASM4749672v1, whole genome shotgun sequence genome, tgaagtttcgtaaagtgtcacgcaacgctgatcgactgattagttttgtcgagacaccatttaatttataataattcctgcTTCACGAAGTTTCTCGATGATCGACTGGATCTCGTTATCGTGAGCGTCGTGACCAGCTAAGCGCGAAGCGTTGAGCAATCGTAGCCGATCTACTAGTTCGTTGGGATCGTCCCAGTGCACgtaatcaatcatattgttGGTTAGCGTCATAGCGCGAAGCATAGATATCTCCCCTccagattttgtatttttcgattcgagcgacatcaacggtgcaattatatgtttgtacttGTACCCCCTGTTACCCTTCAAATGGCCCTGCGCATCATAATCGCGTCTATGCGCGTTCGTCACCAATAATatgctcttgtatttttccaaatcgtccCCCCTCGTGTAAAGTTCATCAtcgggaattctcttgaagATCAACTCGTACAATCCTGGGGTTCCAATGTACCGCACGTCATCTATGATAATAGAGTCATCTTTGTTGATGTTGAATCATTTGTTGCCGAGTCGcatttcattctttctgtcaaaatagaCTCCATACACATGATCAATCTCGTGATTTTTGTCGCCATTGAGCAAAGCGCCTATGTACTTTTGCCCAAGTGGTCCAAAGTACTCCCGCAACGTTTCTTGACCTTCTGACGTTTATAACTTGTTTCGAACAAACGATGATTCGAGCATGTTGTCCGAGGTTTCGAAAACATCTTCGTTTACGCTTGTTGGTGCGGCTAACGGCGTAGAAGCTATCGACGGTTCATACAGTAAAACGTCCgatcgtttcctttttttcggtgtcgcatcttcctcttcctcttcctctaccTCCTCATCTTTAGCCTCTTCCTTCTAATCCTCCTTGTATCGCTTGATGGgtaagattttaatctttgcgctACTCTCCGACTTATTTTTCACCGCGAACGAGTTGTCGACAATCTTTTGCAACGGCTCGATAATAGGTTTAAAATGGGTCTTGACCGCGATATCGTCATCGATGTTACCGGTCTTCAAAGCGCGATGTTTCTTGCGGATCGATTCCCTCGTTTTCGCAATCTCCTTCGCCATCTTTTCACGCTCGCGAATATTATCGCTCCCAGCCATATCGATAGAGAATGTTGAAAGCTCGCGTTTCACCCCTCACGACAGAATGTAGGCAACGACTAATCATTTTGTGGTATCGCAAACATGTTAAACCCGTTTCTGTATCGCTCGTTTATAAGCAAGCTATCCTTATCTATCacgagaaatccatacttttgctgccaacaagtacgacataactcactgaaatcctcgtatgacatgtcggtattcacgtgatcgttgtacacgtgtttcaagttggtgccatcctgtttaaacaagattagcaGGTTCGCGTTGTCGCGTAAAAGATGTTTCGGTATTCTCGCGTATGTCTGGCAGAGATAGAAGCAATCGACGTTCGAGTGGCGTcccattgagaaatattctcttattgtattttgtttgtcgcacgccacgtcatcgaaaacgaaaatcgagtttggacgtgcttcgctcggtggaatgacgtcactgttattggagaatgtaaaatagccgatttcatcgatcgacgttaataaattctccagatatcgatattttggctgttgcagtgactttgaatacacgtacacattttcaaagcggacgccgtgcgggctttctatcaaactaatcaacacgttagttttaccgcaattcgaGGGGCCGCAAACGATTGCGCGTATAGTATTCGGCAGCATCGTACCGTGTCTACGCATCTCCGTGTTGTCCCCCATCGAGCGTAATCTGGCGTCGTAATTTGTCACGCGTATCGCGGAAGGTTGTCGcacgaattttattttcccacttccgattcggatcgcacgcctgtctatttatagctgcgcggaactacaaagtgttcagtaacgaaaaaatgtttgtcctgctatcaagttcttacgatattctcgatttgaGTGCTAAACAGCTACAGTTTGTATCTAAAGCAGTTTTATTGCGAATGTGTGGCAATCACGTTCACTacgtgtgggacaaacttccggaatacataaaggcggattcggaggttcagacctatcgtcgctgtttcgaacattacaatcaaccgtggcaacaaacgcacattgacggtccagcgccaatgataaaagattgtcgtgATTGTCAACGCAAATAAGTAAAAGTCTATTAAATCGTGCGATAAACTTGTTGTAAATGTCACAGCAAATAGGCAGAGGTCTATTAAATCGTGCGataaacgcgcttcctatcgaattgcatattcctggataccaGTTTTGCAGTCCGGACACGCGGCTAGAAAAACGATTGGATAGAGGTGAACGAGgtatcaacccattggacgcAGCGTGTTGTGAACACGATATAGCGTACTTTCGGAGAAACGATCTTGCCGAAAGACACGCGGCGGATAGGATGCTCGCCAAAAAGGCGCAAACTCGCATCACTCCGAAAGATTCGTCTCTCGGTGAGAGAGCCGCAGCCACAGGTGTCTGAACAGCAATGAAAACCAAAACGAAGTTCGGTATGGGTCTAAAGtcgaaaacgaagaaaaagacggtgaaaaaacgaatatttccggtagcgaaacccgggggtgtattaccgattctatCAGTGTTGGGCGCTCTCAGgtctctgattggtggagcggctggtgtagcaaagatggtgaacgatgctacacaacgtcagtttcaagagcTGCTACGTTACAATCgcgccatggaaggtcgcggattgtatctcgcgccatacaaatacggacgaggagtctcaatgagaaagaagaaaaaaaaacgtcaaagagacgctaaaaatgccagagAGCGTAACTACCAACATACAattgctgcaactagcaaaacgtatgcacattccatagtttagaggtgtttttatgcgtaactcattaccgatcggtggtatatcgaaacgagagcggcatcataaatttggataacgctaaaggctcgggtactcactgggtagcgtatgcaaagagggggaatcgagctatatattttgaaagttttggcaatcttcgaccgccgaatgaattggtgcgatatttaaatgtggcaaaaatagattataatcacacatcctatcaaacttataatcaaaacatctgcggacaattgtgcttgcagtttctccgaacggtcgatgcacgcgaatttaaagacatacattgcgctatttaacttattattcgttaaacagtttggtcaacatgtctatgacattcacgctgactggaaaAAGCAGCGTTCTTGCGGCAAACTACTTTCCCAACGTAGATTTAAGCAACGGTGAATACGAGCTtggtctagcggattttgaaagttatcacacgatatcgaacgtgaattcctcgaataataaattttactttggcaaagatgatgcggaaattacgagggatcgtacgagctgcaagcgatacatgaatttttgaaacatacaatttcacaaaaacgttcgcaacacacagttcgtgatggtgataaaaaacacactgtcgacgacgatgactttgaggctggagaatggcctatagtgctccgcgctaattacaatacgatgaggagcgagatcaaatgcgcctgcaaattaaattctagcaagcctaacaatattggatcgctgctaggattctcgaaccgtatactgcagccgcgaaaatggtacgagtcggacgtgccgattaacattatcaacgtgaacattatccgcgtcgaatgtaatgtgaccgcgggtgcgtacaaTAACGGCAAACTTgttcatacgatacacgaattttcaccgagggtaccaccaggatataagatatcggaaacaccggcgcacatcatttacctaccgatcatcgtgcggtgcattacggatttaacgttacgtgttgtcgaccaggaaggacgattactcgattttcgaggagaagagatcagcattagattgcatgtacggcggcggcaaaattagcgtgtgatgctcgtgttgaacggatcgaaagacgtgagagacaacacaatctttacgacgccagcgacaacaacatcgacatttgctaatatcctccaatcatccggcactaagaaaaagaaattgaacgcatcaaacgttgcgtttttacaatctttgggattcgtggtgcgaaacatttgaacgatgactacattctcaacatcgcggacgagccaatctttgacgatcgcatcgtcaagattgagactcactcCTATAACCCATccgccaacacaacgttcggacacagtgatgagataagaatacccatacaacgacaggatctgtatacattgccgtacgagagtttcttatacatcgagggagaattaaagataaaaaaaccaGCTGGCGGATCCaatgtggtactgcaaaataattgcgttgcattcatgtttgacgagattcgatacgaactcgatggtgtggagattgatcggaatagaaacgtgggaataacaagtatgctcaaaaactatgtaacaatatcatccgatagaagcgtgattatgagaaatgctggctggagtgagccaactattgtggatggacactttaatttttgcgtaccgctctacatgttattgggattttgcgaggattacagatgcatagtaattaacgctcgtcacgagttgatcttaatacgatcgcgcaatgacaacaattgtctgcttGGAGCTTTGACGctggagcctgtgatcaacatattcaagatacaatggcgaatgccacatgtgttgttgagtgaaattaaaaagctgtctatgctgcgcgctggaaagcggacgctacctcagcataGGTTTTCGCTCGTGTGATCTGTACGAATTTCCGCTCTTGCAGCGTAAAACCAAACATTCGTGaccattaagaccgcgactcagctggagaaaccacgatacgttatctttgctctgcagacaggccggaagaatgttatgtccgaggatgcgagtaaattcgatgactgtaaattaacaaacgtgaaactttatctgaactcggaatgttatccgtacgatgacatgaatctggatttcgataaaaacagatggtcgattctgtacgacacgtacgcgcgtttctgcaaaaactattacggatacgagtacctcgaaccgagtctcaccgtctcactgtttctacagtacggtccgtttgtgatcatcgattgttctcgacaaaacgaatcggtcaaGAGTGCAACCGTGGATGTGCGATTAGAATTTGAGTGTAAGGAGAATGTGTCTAATAATACGACTGCGTACTGTCTCATCATACACGATCGCGTGATCCAGTACAACCCGTTGTGCGCAAAATTACCTAAGTGtttgcgacaataatttagagagagggGAAGCAGGATATAAAGCCGAGTGTTACGAGATGGTTGTCATTCTTCTTAACGGACGAAAAGAGATCTCATCATGTCTGTACCAACGTTTGTCGATTTGCAAGGATTTatcgtttcgaataaattcatcgcaaaggaggtggcggtgctgagaagaggaactgttctcgaacattacatttttcggagtcctataccatggcatctccttacaaaatccgaaaagtgtcaagcttcatggttgatggcgaatcatcatggactacaatgggaggatggaatcgttgcgtacagcatggcgaaacgattgattacaacagctgtagttgaagaagaagatgataaaatgcagTGTATCGTATACGTTAAAGGTTGCCAGAAACGAGAATGGCTTGCTAATATGCTGGACgacgatgcgagagaaaatttaatcattgagaccttggatgctgattacgacgatatcgaatctctaaataatctagatgttaaaaatactatacgatgtggaaaacatgttaagaattgcgcattacaaaatgtattcaaaatatttaactggtggtcgcaacgcaagaaagaattgcaagatttggaaaaataaaatatttaaacactaatatgttttatttcttattccccCTCCTCATTCCTTCCTTGCCTTACGAgtcatttaagaattctttttatccgagtatcgtctctcctttctcctaaaaatttcagagcactaaagtattctagaatctcccaccacatttaccactaatctccccccactactttgaaaaaacggggtgtcacgtatatttgattcttcataTTCGATTCTTCATACGGTCAGTGTTGCGTTAACCGTTCGTGAAAGTGGTCCCCTTTtgaaatctggaaatatgtaCTACGTCAAAGAAGCAGTGGCGGCCCCAGCAGAAGcgtgaataattacgtacCGAGTCGTTATGAAACTCCTTCGTTTGAGAACAAATGTGAcaagtaagtttttgtttaacttttttttattttttcacaaattgtttttaaactaatttttttttattttatttttctacagcatttcgttgaagcgtcgtgcgattcgtatattaagtagacgatacgcattgacaaccacggaattcaaattccttgaaattggTATCAACGTGGGTACACCGAGTTATGTGGAAATTGTCATAGGAGATCAACAAGGAAAGGAACTGGtattatctctcgaaacgtggaagggactctacgagcaacgtcgcaatattcacgatttactgcgaaaggactctaaagatacctataattttataagcgttGGACCACTAACAGTGCGAGTTCATACGATTAACGATACTAAACTTATAAGTCTCAAATCTTTAAACGtacgcatgatgatgattgaaccGACGTTACACCGTATGTTTGATCTCGATCAATGCATCGATGTAACCTTTGATCGATTGGTTAGAATCACCGAGACAGTCGATACTAAGTTTACACAATTCTCCAATATCGCGTCCACTATAAGGGATAATAAAGAAGTATCAAATGTAATACGCGCCAGCGACGCCTTCAATAAACATCAACTCGTCGATTGCGAACTGGTagctttagtttttagtcacaatatgtaataataaaaaaaaatataaaagagaagaataaagttttttttaaaatttaaatcatgatatacatatattattcgcACGCATTTCCCATCCGTGCTTCCTCGCACCCGTAAACAGTCCCAGTTCTCATACGTAGCTCGTTACGGGGGATGACGTCATGCTGGGAAGGGAGAATGCGAAGCTAGGGAccgcgagagagtaagcgctagggaagaaagagatagcgcgaggcgaaggagagcgagagagtaaacgctaggaaagaaagagatagcgcaaGACGAAGGAGTGCGAGAACgtaaacagaattttttttatattaaatattaagttattatatctaattatatctaatatatgaaggaagaaggatgggatagatgaaggaaacgcaagcaagcaattatatgtgttttaacataattttttttatttaaaaagcatgtgtgtgtttatttacaaaaatctgtgcgtgtgtgtgtgtgtgtgtgtgtgcgtgtgtgtgtgtgtgtgtgtgtgtgtgtgtgtgtgtgtgtgtgtgtgtgtgtgtgtgtgcgtgtgaataaaaataaaataaagttaaaatcagGGGAAGCAGGGATctctgaaacagaaaaaggaacatttttattagtattttaaaatatatttaaaatttgaccatattatatatagagatactTACAAATAGGGCTTCTTTCCGAATAGTCTGCGGAGGTCAAATATGTCCCCCTTTATGTGCACTATTTCTCGGCCACGGAAGCGATCATGCCATAAATCCTGCCATTCTTCGGCCTTCCTTCGATTAGCCCGCACCCAGCGCACATACTCCATGTGCGCTACGCTTATATATCCAGGGATCGGATTAGCACCTATttcaaaaatctataaaaaaatatataaatattttataaatatattttatataatatatttataaatatattataaatatattataaataaaaaagcgtataaaaataataataaaaactacttacatttCCAAACAGGACCTCCAGTAGCGCCTGGAATAGGGCGCGGGCTAGATTTCGCGCTCTTCGAAGTGAGCAGCGGCGATGGTACCGGCGATGGTCGATCCATTCCGGAAGCCGTAGGTGACGGAATCCCGTCTCAAACGTCGCATGCATGAACGCAATAATTTGCGACATTTTCTTTGTTTGGACAAAATACGCTCACTCGTCAACAGTCAGATACTTTATGCCAGCTCCAGCGAGAGCTGAGTAACGTCTCGGTAAAAAGGGTAGGGGGTGAGCATGGCATAAAAGCTAGTACGAATGCCTACTCTTcacaactaataaaaaaaataaaagctaacGTGAATTTTATGGAgtccccggctataaatcagtCATGCGTTTTTGCACCTTTAAAAACGGCCTGACCTGTTCGTCGCAGTGTCaaccaaaaatttctattctaaACTTTATGCCTGCTCCAGCGAAGGGAccgtgaaagagagagagagagagccaacACCTAAAAGTTAGATAgtgcgaggcgaaggagagcgataggaaagaaagagatagcgctaCATTAGAAATAACGTAAGGTTTAGGGATCGTGAGAgagcgaggcgaaggagagcgagagaataaacgctaggaaagaaagagataacgcgaggcgaaggagagcgagagagtaagtgctaggaaagaaagaaagaaatagcgcgaggcgaaggagagcgagaacgcaaacagaaattttttttcttttttcttttctttttttctttttataatttttttctttttttctttttataactttcttctttttttttttttattatttttttctttttattatttttttcttttttttctttttatattttttttatattaaatattaagttattatatctaattatatctagtatatgaaggaagaaggatgggatagatgaaggaagcgcaagcaagcaattatatgtatttaacataattttttttatttaaaaagtgtatgtgtgtttatttacaaaaatctgtgcgtgcgtgcgtgcatcgtacgtgcgtgcgtgcgtgcgtgcgtgtgtgtgtgtgtgaatttaaaaataaaaaaaaagatataaaaaaatatataaaagattgcatGACGATGGTCGAGCGGTACGGCACGACGGCGACTGCTGCTGCGAGGCGCTGGAGGGGATGAtggcggtggtggtggcgtCCAGGTAGGGCTCctgcataacagaaaaaaaaaatttattaatattttcataatttgaaaaagaatacttacacatcaaggattacttacaattactgaTCAGAATCAGTATCAGAATCTGGATCATTGTCGATGACATGTTGTAGATACAACATGTCATCGATAAGTTGACTTATTTCCCGATGGATTTCTTGTAACTGTTCAGGACATGCTTGCCGATTTCCGCCTGGTAAACAGCAATTCTCGCAAGGCTTTCCCCTTAGTCTGTTGTTTTCATTCgtctatatataactttgtagtTTGAAGATCACTGttgaggaattttttatgCTAAGTTCGCGATTTCGTTGAAACTTCACCACCGCATTCAATAGTTTTTCGGTCACCATTTTTCACAGCACTTAGTCCTAGCAAGTgtctacaaaagtttattgctGCGCACAAAAACGGCACACACTACATGCTATTACTTGGCACAGTGTGTCCACAGTTATTGCACGAGTTCCAaccgtgataaatatattgtccagtttcatgtttatacacaattttaccttGTGTATATGAATCTTGAACTTCAATGAAACACccagaacaaaatttttcactattttcctcGTCGTCATCGTACTTTTTCacttcataataaaatatgatattacacATTTCCTGCCGCTCGGTTATATTTCGTAAATCTTCACGCACTAACGGCACTACTTGCTCATTTAAATAGTCTTCCGGATCACTCTCATAATCAGAGTCAACCACTATTTCCACTTCTTCATCGCTGTCGTCGATGATAACCACATCTTCATTGTCTTCATTGTCTTCGATGACAATCACATcttctatattcattttagcactaaatcgaaagacactcgacgactgttgaatacgttttaacgcggagacagattctcaaattcgagcagccgaatgttggcgctgatgcgttgcattctttccttaaaaattatggaagatgtttcgctccagttttatgggagattttccgcgagggtgcaaagctgccgaacgccagcgattaaaatctttttttccataatggcgctgatgcgttgcattctttccttaaaattatggaagatgtttcgctctagttttatgggagattttccgcgagggtgcaaagctgccgaacgtcggcgcttaaaatcctaatgatataatgaccataaaatgatcataaaattagaaaaaaacagtttttgaCTTCTAAAAtgcccccggctataaaatcaaccgcaaagataaacatctactttcgaacgtgtgtaggaccTTTCACTCCCCCACCCCACCCCCCTTTCCGTAACACcagacccctcgcgcctccCAGATACCCCCGCCCCCGCAACCCCCTCGGCGCTCCATGGTttagaatccccactataacactactaATGATGTCagctataaaagaaatatcattgAATTGATTTCTCTATCAATACTTAATATAACTATGTCAGGctgaaaaacttttaattttgacaaaaatttattattaattggcaATCTTTTACTAATTTCTTCAGCGGCAgttacataaaattgtaaacaattCTGTCTAACGTTTATAACTGTATCTGTGTGtccttctttaattaattcatttaggTATCTTCGCAATCAAAtcctaaataaatttcttctaaaaatttttgattttctttttcatcaaatttacTATAATTGCATAAACAATCCAAAagctttagtttttaaaagtttttacaaactgtggttaaaaattgtaatgattttggctgcaataaatatattctagttTCTACAGCTTggaaaaatgcattaaatgaatttaaaaaattcaatatatattttaaaaacaataaataagcttttgtatctatattttgcattatagaCAATAAATATGTTCCGATCTTTGTCTTTTCGCTTACGGTATTTTCATTCAGAAATAGCTTGACAGTATTCCAAGACTCAATAAGTCTTTCAACACATGAGTGGTGAGAAAGCCACCGTGTATcagacaattttaaaatttttcggtTTGTTTCTTGAAAACATTCGCTAAATTCTTGATAAATAGCCGAACGTTTCGGactagaattaataaaatttgtaagttttttttataaattcctcGCAATAATCGGGTATTTTAGCAAATGTGGCATGTGCAACAAATGCAGCCGAATGGCATGGACATGCaagtgttattaaatttgtacaaatttcttctaatttttttaaacgaaagaTGTTTACCTGTCATTACGGACGCATTGTCGCATGACACAAggcaacaatattttaaaaaggaatatttaatttccatttcatatttaaatgctttaaataatttctctgcGCTGCAATCTTTggcatcattatttattaattttactaattgcGAGTGAATGTTTAATGTTTCCTGATCAACATACCGAACAAGAAACGTCATCCATTTTTCATTAGAAATATCAGACGTTTCgtctataaaaattgaaaatttagtattttgaATGCTGTTAACAACACGATCCGTCTCAACTGGACAtatcacatttaaaattatgttagtaCATTTTGTTCGTCCCAtactcatatttttcaaaacattataatcttttactatttcttgaaaaagagTCAGAATTTCATTTGCCGTTtgatacgatatatttttgttcgaGATTAATGCAGCAAAGCGAATTTCTGCTATTTTCTTCCGCTCTTCAAATGACAAAAGAGattcattcatatttatatctttattgcatatttgtttcattttttttacacattatttgATGTTTTTTGGATTCTACGTGACGATAGAGCTGACACACTGCACCGGCAATAGACGTATTACAAAATGTGCAAAAAGATGAATTTATGTCATCCGATACTTCGCGTAGCCATGGTTTAAACAATTCGATGTCTAACCATTGTTGTTGAAAACGTTTTTtggatattgttttatttaaatttttattatcattattcgaTAATACCgatgtgttttctttaatattatttttatgacacGCAGAATCCGCATGTCTTAAAACGTGTGATGTACTACacgaaaaatttctattgcaCACAATACAATGGAAAAGGCTTTCATTTAATGATACTTTACGAATCCAAGATTTAAATCAGTCAACACTAAGCCAAGCTTCTGAAAAGTTTCGGTTAGTTcgcttctttttaattatatcacacATTTTTACAGAACGTAAAGATTGGTAAAAGCTAAGACTGTAAGaatgaaagagataaaagataaaaatttttgaacagaTATTTAACACAAGTACACGTATTACTACTTTACTTGCACTAAATAAAGTGACAAAGCAAAGGATATTACAATTGCGTGATAAAACAAAtgcatcataaattttttatcggtaATTCAGTGAATTATTACATTAGAAACATCATAGAACAAATACGCCACAAATTTTCAAACGGGAGGTTTAGTCAATTCTA contains:
- the LOC140672722 gene encoding uncharacterized protein translates to MFSKPRTTCSNHRLFETSYKRQKVKKRCGSTLDHLGKNDVRYIGTPGLYELIFKRIPDDELYTRGDDLEKYKSILLVTNAHRRDYDAQGHLKVQHTNPVTYLLEDYRKKSIAGAFYEHELHHANYPDVYLMEKVLRRRGDEVYVKWLGFDSSHNSWVHKDHVI
- the LOC140672723 gene encoding uncharacterized protein, which codes for MYYVKEAVAAPAEAISLKRRAIRILSRRYALTTTEFKFLEIGINVGTPSYVEIVIGDQQGKELVLSLETWKGLYEQRRNIHDLLRKDSKDTYNFISVGPLTVRVHTINDTKLISLKSLNVRMMMIEPTLHRMFDLDQCIDVTFDRLVRITETVDTKFTQFSNIASTIRDNKEVSNVIRASDAFNKHQLVDCELVALVFSHNM